The sequence below is a genomic window from Streptomyces sp. NBC_00582.
CGTAACCGCGTCATCGGCATGCTGACCCTCGGCAAGCCCACCGACGAACACTTCCGCCAGGAGATCCTGGAGCTCGCCGAGGACCTCAGCCGCCGGGCGGCCCTCGCCCTGGACAACGCCCGCCTGTACTCGGAGCGCACGGCCATCAGCCAGTCCCTCCAGCGCAGCCTGCTGCCCCCGGGACTCCCCGAGATCGACGGCGTGGAGGTCGACGTCATCTACCGCGCGGCCGGCGAGGGCAACGAGGTGGGCGGCGACTTCTACGACGTCTTCCCGATCAGCGACGGCGCCTACGGCTTCGCCATCGGTGACGTCTGCGGCACGGGCCCGCACGCGGCCGCCGTGACGGGCCTCGCCCGCCACGCCCTGCGGCTGCTGGCCCGCGAGGGACTGAGCGGCCCGGCGGTCCTGGAGCGCCTGAACTCGGCCATCCTCGACGAGGGCGACCGCAGCCGCTTCCTGACCCTCCTCTACGGCGAGATGCGCCCGCAGGCCGACGGCAGCGCGGAGCTGAAGGTGGTCTGCGCCGGCCATCCCCTCCCGCTGCGGCTGCGCCAGGACGGCACGGTCGAACCCGCCGCCGAGCCCCAGGCCCTCCTCGGTGTCATCGAGGACCTGGAGCTGTACGAGCAGACGGTCACCCTCGACCCGGGCGATGTCCTGCTCTGTGTCACGGACGGCGTCACCGAGCGCCGTGAGGGCACCCGCATGCTGGGCGACGACGGCCTCGCCGACGTCCTGTCCACCTGTACGGGCCTGACGGCCGGCGCGGTCGCGGCCCGCATCATGCGCGCGGTCGAACGCTTCGCCTCGGACGCCCCGTCCGACGACATGGCGATCCTGGCGATGCGGGTGGCATGAGAAAACCCCCCGCCCGAAAGGGCGGGGGGTTTAATCGGTGGAGCCCCCAAACGGAATCGAACCGTTGACCTTCTCCTTACCATGGAGACGCTCTGCCGACTGAGCTATAGGGGCCGGTTGCTTTTTCGAGGTTTCCCCCGTGGCAACGGAATAGATCATACCCCGAACGAGCCCGCGTTCCCAAACTCGTTCAGAAGGCAGGTTGCAGCAGCCCACCGAGCGCGTTGCAGGCGGCGACGATCCGCTGCATGTCCCGCTTCGTCAGCGACGCGTCCACCGGCAGCGCGAGCGTCTCGTCCGCGGCGAGTTCGGTCTCCGGCAGCGACACACAGCGCCGGTACTCGGGCAGCCGGTGCAGCGGAGTCTTCACCGGCACCCGGCAGTCAACTCCCCTCCCCCGCAGGGCCCGAGCGAAGGCGTCCCGGTCGGGCCGGCCGTTCCCCGGCACTCTGACGACGTACTGCTGGTACGAGTGCCCGTCGCCGCCGTCGGGCGTGCGCACTCCCCGCAGCCGCGCATCGAGATAGGCCGCCCGCTCCCGCCGCCGAGCGATCTCGTCGTACGGCGCCTCGGACTCCGCCTGCTCCAGTACCAGCAGCCCGTGCCGCTGCCCGACCAGGTGCAACCGCGGCACATCGGCGGGCCGCCCGAAGCGGTGTACGACAACGACGGCCGCCGTGCGCGGAGTTACGGCCGCTTCGACAGCGGCCGGATCCAGGCAGTAGGTCACGGGGTCCACGTCGGCGAACATCGGCAGCGCACCCGCGAGGGAGACCGCCCCGGCGACTTCGGCGTTCCCGAAAGCCGGCACGATGACCTCGTCACCCACTCCGACACCTGCGGCCCTGAGCATTGCAGCAGTACCCATGCCGTGGATGCTGCGGGCGGAAGTTGAACTTCAAGTGACGACAAACAAAAAAGGGTTGGGCTCCGAACCGAAGTTCAGAACCCAACCCTTTGAATGATTGTTCGGCGGTGTCCTACTCTCCCACAGGGTCCCCCCTGCAGTACCATCGGCGCTGTAAGGCTTAGCTTCCGGGTTCGGAATGTAACCGGGCGTTTCCCTCACGCTATGACCACCGAAACACTATGAAACTGTCAGCCGCACCGTATGTGGCCATACGGGGCCGTTCGTGGTTTCAGAACCAACACAGTGGACGCGAGCAACTGAGGACAAGCCCTCGGCCTATTAGTACCGGTCACCTCCACACATTACTGTGCTTCCAGATCCGGCCTATCAACCCAGTCGTCTACTGGGAGCCTTACCCCATCAAGTGGGTGGGAGTCCTCATCTCGAAGCAGGCTTCCCGCTTAGATGCTTTCAGCGGTTATCCCTCCCGAACGTAGCCAACCAGCCATGCCCTTGGCAGAACAACTGGCACACCAGAGGTTCGTCCGTCCCGGTCCTCTCGTACTAGGGACAGCCCTTCTCAAGACTCCTACGCGCACAGCGGATAGGGACCGAACTGTCTCACGACGTTCTAAACCCAGCTCGCGTACCGCTTTAATGGGCGAACAGCCCAACCCTTGGGACCGACTCCAGCCCCAGGATGCGACGAGCCGACATCGAGGTGCCAAACCATCCCGTCGATATGGACTCTTGGGGAAGATCAGCCTGTTATCCCCGGGGTACCTTTTATCCGTTGAGCGACGGCGCTTCCACAAGCCACCGCCGGATCACTAGTCCCGACTTTCGTCCCTGCTCGACCCGTCGGTCTCACAGTCAAGCTCCCTTGTGCACTTACACTCAACACCTGATTGCCAACCAGGCTGAGGGAACCTTTGGGCGCCTCCGTTACCCTTTAGGAGGCAACCGCCCCAGTTAAACTACCCATCAGACACTGTCCCTGATCCGGATCACGGACCCAGGTTAGACATCCAG
It includes:
- a CDS encoding DegT/DnrJ/EryC1/StrS family aminotransferase, coding for MLRAAGVGVGDEVIVPAFGNAEVAGAVSLAGALPMFADVDPVTYCLDPAAVEAAVTPRTAAVVVVHRFGRPADVPRLHLVGQRHGLLVLEQAESEAPYDEIARRRERAAYLDARLRGVRTPDGGDGHSYQQYVVRVPGNGRPDRDAFARALRGRGVDCRVPVKTPLHRLPEYRRCVSLPETELAADETLALPVDASLTKRDMQRIVAACNALGGLLQPAF